A single Defluviitalea saccharophila DNA region contains:
- a CDS encoding ATP-binding protein, producing MIRKIITIDEEKCNGCGLCVDACHEGAIELIDGKAKLISDEYCDGFGDCLPQCPTNAITIIERESQPYNEELVKQKMAERKAKANPDSNPMPCGCPGTMAKAIERKQPAVTKKVEPKDEVNVKLQSELMQWPVQLKLINPDAAYLDNPHLLIAADCTAYAYANFHQDFIKDHITMIGCPKLDDNDYYVQKLTEIFSKHNPKSITVVRMEVPCCGGIVAAVKKAMLQSQTIVNYREVIITTTGEIRE from the coding sequence ATGATAAGAAAGATTATAACCATAGATGAAGAAAAGTGTAATGGCTGTGGATTATGTGTAGACGCCTGCCATGAAGGAGCTATTGAATTAATTGACGGTAAAGCAAAGCTCATTTCTGATGAATACTGTGACGGTTTCGGAGATTGCTTGCCTCAATGCCCTACCAATGCGATTACAATTATTGAGAGAGAAAGCCAACCCTATAATGAAGAATTGGTTAAACAAAAAATGGCTGAAAGGAAAGCTAAAGCGAATCCCGACTCTAATCCCATGCCTTGCGGCTGTCCTGGAACAATGGCTAAGGCCATTGAAAGAAAGCAGCCTGCAGTTACCAAAAAGGTTGAACCTAAAGACGAAGTTAATGTTAAACTTCAATCTGAATTAATGCAGTGGCCGGTACAATTAAAGTTAATCAATCCGGATGCAGCTTATTTAGACAATCCTCATTTGCTGATTGCAGCAGATTGTACAGCTTATGCCTATGCTAATTTTCATCAAGACTTTATTAAAGACCATATAACCATGATCGGCTGTCCTAAATTGGACGACAATGACTACTATGTACAAAAGCTTACGGAAATCTTCAGCAAGCACAATCCAAAGAGCATTACGGTAGTAAGAATGGAAGTGCCTTGCTGCGGCGGAATAGTGGCTGCTGTAAAGAAAGCAATGCTTCAGTCACAAACCATTGTAAACTATAGAGAAGTCATCATCACCACAACCGGTGAAATAAGAGAATAA
- a CDS encoding glutamine--tRNA ligase/YqeY domain fusion protein: MESEFTNFIHDIIEKDLEEGVYDKVHTRFPPEPNGYLHIGHAKAIWLDFSTAQKYNGLCNLRFDDTNPTKEDIEYVESIKEDVRWLGFDWEDRLYYASSYFDQLYEYAIQLIKQGDAYVDDLSADEIREYRGTLTEPGKDSPYRNRSVEENLDLFIRMKNGEFPDGSRVLRAKIDMSSPNLNMRDPVIYRIAHTSHHTTGDKWCIYPMYDYAHPISDAIEGITHSICTLEFEDHRPLYNWVLEKLGFKNPPKQIEFARLEVTNMVTSKRKLRQLVEEKFVDGWDDPRMPTISGLRRRGYTPEALKDFCLRTGVAKSKGTVDIALLEHCIREDLKLKEPRIMAVLDPLKVVITNYPEGQIEMLEVENNPENPEMGTRQVPFSRVIYIERDDFMEDPPKKFFRLSPGKEVRLKNAYFIKCEEVIKDEKTGEIIELRCTYDPATKSGSGFEGRKVKGTLHWVSADHGINAEVRLYDYLYIVDEAGGEPKLNPDSLKILKNCIIEPSIAEAKPGDKFQFLRHGYFCIDTKNTTEENLVINRIVSLRSSWK; the protein is encoded by the coding sequence ATGGAGTCGGAATTTACGAATTTTATTCATGATATTATTGAAAAAGATTTAGAAGAAGGAGTGTACGATAAGGTACATACTCGTTTTCCCCCAGAACCAAATGGGTATTTACATATAGGCCATGCAAAAGCTATTTGGCTCGATTTTAGCACTGCACAAAAATACAACGGACTTTGTAATTTAAGATTTGACGATACGAACCCAACAAAAGAAGATATCGAATATGTAGAATCCATTAAAGAAGACGTAAGATGGTTAGGCTTTGATTGGGAAGACAGACTTTACTATGCTTCTTCCTATTTTGATCAGCTTTATGAGTATGCGATTCAGCTGATCAAGCAGGGAGATGCCTATGTGGATGATTTAAGTGCCGATGAAATCAGAGAATATAGAGGAACTTTAACAGAGCCCGGAAAAGACAGTCCTTATAGAAATCGTTCTGTAGAAGAAAATTTAGACCTGTTTATCCGAATGAAAAACGGAGAGTTCCCTGACGGTTCAAGGGTTCTTCGTGCTAAAATAGATATGAGCTCTCCAAACCTTAATATGAGAGACCCGGTTATTTATCGTATTGCCCATACCTCTCATCACACAACCGGAGATAAATGGTGCATTTATCCTATGTATGACTATGCCCACCCAATATCCGATGCGATTGAAGGGATTACTCATTCCATTTGTACATTAGAATTTGAAGACCACAGACCTTTATACAATTGGGTTTTAGAGAAGCTAGGCTTTAAAAATCCTCCTAAACAAATCGAATTTGCAAGACTGGAAGTAACCAATATGGTGACAAGCAAGAGAAAGCTTCGCCAATTAGTCGAAGAAAAATTTGTTGACGGCTGGGATGACCCAAGAATGCCCACTATATCGGGATTAAGAAGAAGAGGATATACCCCTGAAGCTCTAAAAGATTTTTGTCTTAGAACCGGTGTTGCAAAAAGCAAAGGTACTGTTGATATTGCACTCTTAGAACACTGTATTCGTGAGGATTTAAAACTAAAAGAACCAAGAATCATGGCGGTATTAGATCCTCTTAAAGTAGTCATTACCAATTATCCTGAGGGACAAATTGAAATGCTTGAGGTAGAAAATAACCCTGAAAATCCTGAAATGGGTACGAGACAAGTACCTTTCTCCCGAGTGATTTATATTGAGCGGGACGATTTCATGGAAGATCCTCCTAAAAAATTCTTCCGTCTGTCTCCAGGAAAAGAAGTAAGACTTAAAAATGCCTATTTCATTAAATGTGAAGAAGTTATTAAAGATGAAAAGACAGGAGAAATTATAGAACTTCGCTGTACCTATGACCCAGCAACAAAAAGCGGAAGCGGCTTTGAAGGAAGAAAAGTAAAAGGAACCTTGCATTGGGTTTCAGCGGATCATGGCATTAACGCTGAGGTAAGATTGTATGATTATTTATATATAGTAGATGAAGCCGGGGGAGAGCCAAAACTAAATCCCGATTCTCTTAAGATTTTAAAGAACTGTATTATTGAACCTTCTATAGCAGAGGCAAAACCGGGAGATAAATTCCAGTTTTTAAGACACGGTTATTTCTGCATTGATACAAAAAATACTACAGAAGAGAATTTAGTAATCAACCGTATCGTGTCTTTAAGAAGTTCCTGGAAGTAG
- a CDS encoding recombinase family protein, whose product MMANDEKYTILYGRLSQEDDREGESNSIQNQRLILTKYAEEKGFENIRFLFDDGFSGTNFNRPSWNEIMELIESGQVETLIVKDMSRLGRDYLQTGFLMEHTFPNNNVRFIAINDAVDTLYGDNDFAPFRNLFNDFYAKDCSKKIRSVKRAQAERGERVGTRPPYGYKKDESNPKKIVPDPEAAEVVRHIFKLCAEGRGPKQIARQLTEEQVANPSNYYFNQTGVALTNLDTTRPYRWRDSSIVNILNDETYLGHTVSMKHTTASYKNKKQIIRPESEWLRFENTHESIMDQEIWDITHAVREHKKRPRKNMEDPNPYSGLVFCADCGKPLILYRAHTMDESKNNFACSTYKKYGKETCSAHYIRESQLAAVILDDLKRVTHFARQDEALFAECINRKNTADTRKEITALQKELETMRKRDLELTALFKRLYEDNVLGRIPDEHYRTLSDEYTVEQKALRERMPKAEVRVDKLKNSLTNVDRFIEKAKKYTDLTELTPELLRMFIAKVVVGEKAEKYSRTAPQDIWIYYRDIGMLNDVKEEYDIPSMEEFYGMDDEMLFDDELPAAI is encoded by the coding sequence ATGATGGCAAACGACGAAAAATATACCATATTGTACGGCAGACTGAGCCAGGAGGATGACCGGGAGGGCGAAAGCAATAGCATTCAAAATCAGCGGTTGATCCTCACAAAGTATGCAGAAGAAAAGGGCTTCGAGAATATTCGTTTTCTGTTCGATGACGGTTTCAGTGGAACAAACTTCAACCGTCCCTCGTGGAATGAGATCATGGAGCTGATTGAAAGCGGGCAGGTGGAAACCTTGATTGTCAAGGATATGAGCCGACTCGGCAGGGATTATTTGCAAACCGGCTTTCTCATGGAGCATACTTTCCCCAACAACAATGTTCGTTTCATTGCGATCAATGATGCGGTGGACACGCTCTATGGGGACAACGATTTTGCTCCGTTCCGGAACTTATTCAATGATTTTTACGCAAAAGACTGCAGTAAAAAGATTCGGTCGGTGAAGAGAGCACAGGCTGAGCGCGGAGAACGGGTTGGAACAAGGCCGCCCTATGGGTACAAAAAAGACGAGAGCAATCCCAAAAAGATTGTTCCCGATCCAGAAGCCGCCGAGGTGGTTAGGCACATTTTCAAGCTGTGCGCCGAGGGTAGAGGCCCCAAGCAAATCGCAAGGCAGCTCACCGAAGAGCAGGTGGCAAATCCGAGTAACTACTATTTTAATCAAACCGGAGTGGCATTGACGAACTTGGATACCACCAGACCTTATCGGTGGAGGGATAGTTCCATCGTCAATATTTTAAACGATGAAACCTATCTCGGGCACACGGTCAGCATGAAGCATACCACTGCATCTTACAAAAACAAAAAGCAGATTATCCGCCCAGAATCTGAATGGCTGAGGTTTGAAAACACCCATGAGAGCATCATGGACCAAGAAATCTGGGATATTACCCATGCGGTTCGCGAGCACAAAAAGCGTCCGAGAAAAAACATGGAGGACCCTAACCCTTACTCGGGACTGGTCTTCTGCGCTGATTGCGGAAAGCCTTTAATTTTGTACCGTGCCCATACCATGGACGAAAGCAAGAACAATTTCGCCTGCTCCACATACAAGAAGTATGGCAAGGAAACCTGCTCCGCCCACTACATCCGGGAAAGTCAGCTTGCAGCGGTAATTTTGGATGACCTGAAGCGTGTCACCCACTTTGCAAGACAGGACGAAGCGCTGTTTGCGGAGTGCATCAACCGCAAAAACACTGCTGATACGAGGAAGGAAATTACTGCGCTGCAAAAAGAACTGGAGACTATGCGAAAAAGAGATTTGGAGCTTACCGCACTTTTCAAACGGCTCTACGAGGACAATGTGCTGGGGCGTATACCCGATGAGCATTACCGAACCCTGTCCGATGAGTACACCGTAGAGCAAAAAGCCTTACGGGAACGTATGCCAAAGGCCGAAGTGAGAGTGGATAAGCTCAAAAATTCCCTTACCAATGTAGACAGGTTTATTGAAAAGGCAAAGAAGTATACCGACCTTACCGAGCTGACACCGGAACTGCTCCGCATGTTTATTGCCAAAGTTGTGGTGGGTGAAAAGGCTGAGAAATACTCCCGTACTGCTCCGCAGGATATCTGGATTTACTACCGTGATATTGGGATGCTGAACGATGTCAAAGAGGAATATGACATTCCATCTATGGAAGAATTCTATGGAATGGATGATGAAATGCTGTTTGATGATGAACTGCCAGCTGCAATTTAA
- a CDS encoding relaxase/mobilization nuclease domain-containing protein encodes MATVNFIPCKKQNAFSMRNEIEYILQNFKVCIEPEKFNCDHTVNYQTYSGDADKTGCIRLISGKDCCPETAFQEFMATKNSYKKADQTMFYHYDQAFKDGETISPKTAHEIAIKFAEDNYPDFEVVIATHVDNEHLHSHFIINSVSFKTGKKLHQGPQTLLKLRAYSDHICQQYGLTTLEPYNGGKSKSLAAREYRAAAKGQSWKFSLMNTIDTAMKTSGTKAEFIKNMERQGYSIRWESSRKYITYTCPNTMSCRDIKLHDNRYLKEMMEREFELRRIEAAERRHAASRTDSPAAIAEQPVLLSDTGKAGQPVLQSRADLGWDRRFGEAAPCHTGTERVVTHPAKLSAHKVGAGANQQKPAADTADVVTGWETEREEFFSAEAATTAPDMDTVVDRHSPDLAGIGGSMVQLGRSLERLDNSVPINDTTTKPQQHTGRKKKLAIGQKEDDHSGHDFEMKM; translated from the coding sequence ATGGCAACGGTCAACTTCATCCCCTGTAAAAAGCAAAACGCCTTCTCCATGCGAAATGAAATTGAATATATTTTGCAGAATTTTAAGGTCTGCATTGAACCGGAGAAATTCAATTGTGACCACACCGTCAACTACCAAACCTATTCCGGGGATGCGGATAAGACCGGCTGTATCCGCTTAATCTCTGGCAAAGACTGCTGTCCCGAAACAGCTTTTCAAGAATTTATGGCAACCAAGAACAGCTACAAAAAGGCTGACCAAACCATGTTCTATCACTACGACCAAGCCTTTAAGGACGGCGAAACCATATCACCCAAGACCGCACATGAGATTGCCATAAAATTTGCGGAGGATAATTATCCCGATTTTGAGGTTGTCATCGCCACCCATGTGGACAACGAGCATCTGCACTCCCACTTTATTATCAATTCGGTCAGCTTTAAAACAGGAAAGAAATTGCACCAAGGCCCCCAAACACTACTAAAGCTTCGGGCATATTCCGACCACATTTGTCAGCAATATGGGCTGACCACCCTTGAGCCATACAACGGCGGTAAATCGAAAAGCCTCGCCGCCCGGGAATACCGCGCCGCCGCCAAGGGACAGAGCTGGAAGTTTTCGTTGATGAATACGATTGATACGGCGATGAAAACCAGCGGCACAAAAGCAGAGTTCATTAAAAATATGGAACGACAAGGCTACTCAATTCGGTGGGAAAGCAGCAGAAAATACATCACCTACACCTGCCCAAACACCATGTCCTGCCGGGATATCAAGCTTCATGACAACCGCTATTTAAAGGAGATGATGGAGCGTGAATTTGAGCTTAGAAGAATTGAAGCAGCGGAACGCAGGCACGCAGCCAGTCGAACCGATTCCCCAGCAGCCATTGCAGAGCAGCCTGTCTTGCTCTCTGACACAGGAAAAGCTGGACAACCTGTTCTACAATCAAGGGCTGATTTGGGATGGGATCGAAGATTTGGAGAAGCAGCTCCATGCCATACAGGTACGGAACGAGTCGTTACACACCCAGCTAAATTGTCTGCCCACAAAGTCGGAGCTGGAGCAAATCAGCAAAAGCCTGCTGCAGATACAGCAGATGTTGTCACAGGCTGGGAAACAGAAAGAGAAGAATTTTTCTCTGCCGAAGCTGCAACTACCGCACCTGACATGGACACCGTTGTGGATCGTCATTCCCCTGATCTTGCTGGCATTGGCGGCAGTATGGTTCAGCTGGGACGCTCTTTGGAACGGTTGGACAACTCTGTTCCCATAAATGATACTACTACGAAACCGCAGCAGCACACCGGTAGAAAGAAAAAATTAGCTATCGGTCAAAAGGAAGATGACCATAGCGGACACGACTTTGAAATGAAGATGTGA
- a CDS encoding plasmid mobilization protein: MKKKPFAFRISESTYQTLKRKAKRGHITMTEFLERAITDKDIVVVDGVQELINELKAIGRNLNQLTTLANMDRINIVYLSETKAQLSGIYEKLSALCEVNR; this comes from the coding sequence ATGAAAAAGAAACCCTTTGCCTTTCGCATCAGCGAAAGCACCTATCAAACGCTGAAACGAAAAGCCAAGCGTGGCCATATTACCATGACAGAATTTTTAGAACGAGCCATAACCGATAAAGATATTGTCGTAGTAGATGGAGTACAAGAGCTTATTAATGAGCTGAAAGCTATCGGCAGAAACCTCAATCAGCTTACCACTCTGGCTAATATGGATAGGATAAATATCGTCTATCTCTCCGAAACCAAGGCACAGCTAAGCGGTATCTATGAAAAGCTGTCCGCACTTTGCGAGGTGAACCGATAA
- a CDS encoding AAA family ATPase, with protein MSRKLKTMDAETLMTTPMEPLKFIVSGLLPEGLHVLAGSPKIGKSWLALWICLQVAKGEKVWGFETLRSKVLYLCLEDSFVRIQSRLFEITDEAPSTLHFAIMSDAIGHGLENQIESFIKEHPGTGLIVIDTLQKVRKTVSANVNPYASDYDDINALKQISDRHHLAILLVHHLRKTGDADPLNMISGTSGIAGGADTNFVLQKDKRTGNTAKLICTGRDIEGRELFLEFNRNKFLWELLEPIEMGQLIIPDEIFLLCNFIKSADSFTGTATELIEKLNLDCSPTILKKKIIKHMEHLHKNGIHYSENRTFVWRD; from the coding sequence ATGTCAAGAAAGTTAAAAACCATGGATGCGGAAACCTTGATGACCACACCCATGGAGCCGCTGAAATTTATTGTCAGCGGTTTGCTGCCTGAAGGACTGCATGTGCTGGCAGGCTCACCGAAAATTGGCAAGAGCTGGCTGGCACTGTGGATCTGCTTACAGGTGGCAAAGGGTGAAAAGGTATGGGGATTTGAAACGCTACGAAGCAAAGTCCTGTATCTGTGTTTAGAGGACAGCTTCGTCCGTATCCAAAGCAGGCTGTTTGAAATTACCGATGAAGCACCGTCGACACTACACTTTGCGATTATGAGCGATGCTATCGGTCATGGTCTGGAAAACCAAATTGAAAGCTTTATCAAAGAGCACCCTGGCACAGGACTGATTGTGATTGACACCCTGCAAAAGGTTCGCAAAACCGTTTCCGCAAATGTCAATCCCTATGCCTCCGATTATGATGACATCAACGCACTGAAGCAAATTTCGGACCGTCACCATCTTGCTATCCTGCTCGTACATCATCTTAGAAAAACAGGCGATGCTGATCCGCTCAATATGATTTCGGGCACCAGTGGTATTGCTGGTGGTGCTGATACAAACTTTGTATTGCAAAAAGATAAGCGAACTGGAAATACCGCAAAGCTCATCTGCACCGGCAGGGATATCGAGGGGCGGGAATTGTTCTTGGAGTTCAACAGGAACAAATTTTTATGGGAGCTGCTGGAACCGATTGAAATGGGGCAGCTAATCATACCGGATGAAATTTTTCTTCTCTGTAATTTTATAAAATCGGCGGACAGCTTCACGGGGACGGCAACCGAGCTGATAGAAAAACTCAATCTCGATTGCAGCCCTACAATTCTGAAAAAGAAAATCATCAAGCACATGGAGCATCTTCATAAAAACGGTATTCATTATTCGGAGAACAGGACTTTTGTGTGGCGAGATTGA
- a CDS encoding DUF6076 domain-containing protein: protein MEQYPLIKVFEGSDKLFYSMAYAYPDKVTQYAHKFIGNGLIEFVEMDFEKYTTLLTETKAIPLIMENYQSIRNKIFDVAETIADKHRYVYFFLVGLLNNILKEPIHAKNEFEAALLRPLTTCIDELEHILELQEVCTKAVTTCLDKESHSDKEMSQRLCEFVSEYPGFAEVAVKIKYELLPKKNGKVDMDTLKDIHDWNLRETDELLEIMHQDGEGVSLMPYYLFEYLDELLYFEFTEMLKNARFVKRCKLCSRYFVLTDKRKRDFCDRPYNGNRTCKQVGAKLFYDQGMQGNDYLLAFLTEYNKVYSRRYRADGKLPEEFSGKDMSLEKFSKWAKMARQARSDYLDGKITGEEMLEKIKME from the coding sequence ATGGAACAATATCCACTGATCAAAGTTTTCGAGGGAAGCGATAAGCTGTTTTACTCCATGGCTTATGCCTATCCGGACAAGGTGACTCAGTACGCGCATAAGTTTATTGGAAATGGACTGATTGAATTTGTGGAAATGGATTTCGAGAAATACACAACATTGCTCACCGAAACGAAAGCCATTCCGCTCATTATGGAAAATTACCAGTCAATCAGAAACAAAATATTTGATGTTGCGGAAACCATTGCAGACAAGCACCGCTATGTTTATTTCTTTTTAGTGGGCTTACTGAACAACATTTTGAAAGAACCCATTCATGCCAAAAACGAATTTGAGGCCGCCTTGCTCAGACCGCTTACAACCTGCATCGATGAATTGGAACACATTTTAGAGCTACAGGAGGTATGCACGAAAGCGGTTACCACCTGTTTAGATAAAGAAAGCCACTCGGACAAGGAAATGTCCCAGCGGCTTTGTGAGTTTGTATCGGAGTACCCCGGCTTTGCCGAGGTTGCTGTGAAAATAAAATACGAGTTGCTGCCGAAGAAAAATGGCAAGGTGGATATGGATACGCTTAAGGATATCCATGATTGGAATCTACGGGAAACAGACGAGCTTTTGGAAATCATGCACCAAGATGGCGAGGGCGTCAGTCTGATGCCATACTATTTATTTGAGTATTTGGATGAGCTGCTTTATTTTGAGTTTACCGAAATGCTGAAAAATGCACGGTTCGTTAAGCGTTGCAAACTGTGTAGTCGCTATTTTGTGTTGACCGATAAACGTAAGCGGGATTTTTGCGACCGGCCTTATAACGGCAATCGCACCTGCAAACAGGTTGGAGCAAAGCTGTTTTATGATCAGGGCATGCAGGGAAACGATTATTTGCTCGCTTTCCTGACCGAGTACAACAAGGTGTACTCTCGCCGTTACCGTGCGGACGGTAAATTGCCAGAAGAGTTTAGCGGCAAGGACATGTCCTTGGAGAAATTCTCCAAGTGGGCAAAGATGGCACGTCAGGCTCGAAGTGATTACCTTGATGGGAAAATTACGGGAGAAGAAATGCTGGAGAAAATTAAAATGGAATAA
- a CDS encoding helix-turn-helix domain-containing protein codes for MISHMPLKESEVLAVPENNTQYRWISLQEVCGYLGVKRHTIMRWIEQRGMPASKVGKLWRFKTADIDEWVKKGGASDEQEVIK; via the coding sequence ATGATTAGTCATATGCCTTTGAAAGAAAGCGAGGTGCTTGCCGTGCCAGAAAACAACACTCAATACAGATGGATATCCCTGCAAGAGGTCTGCGGTTATCTTGGCGTGAAGCGCCATACCATTATGCGATGGATTGAGCAGCGCGGTATGCCCGCATCCAAGGTGGGAAAGCTCTGGCGTTTCAAAACTGCCGACATTGACGAATGGGTTAAAAAAGGCGGAGCCTCCGATGAGCAGGAGGTTATCAAATGA
- a CDS encoding LuxR family transcriptional regulator, giving the protein MNGLKPFNARRLSVAGFSFLFAYILSFQFEGQVLYSLLDLRGTDAGHYILTAIIAHFVGLFTCGLFVKSQAAAKSMMLGGMGLCLAATVPFFFPLPALWMGGLIVSGYFSGCAVAAWGFFLRAYTPKNERIKSCADVLIYSNLLMIAVNVVAMNRSTFFGLGLSVLCLVIGMVFIWMLPLEKENEQNKSIKNKTHGGIKNQLILLCLFVFIITINSGLMYQVINPAFEHLTGLVSWYWAAPYIVALAIMRNLPMKAKRSRILYMGMAMIMGAFISFMLLGRNTSDYLIVDTLMLGACGIFDLFWWSILGEMLDYSDNPAHTFGMGLSANVFGVLCGGVLGMAVTSMGLPGAEVAVIALTVVCVTLVMLPPLNHQLVLLLKSHAYLAAYDNMSQSQQTDIVRQVKTLEPLTVREQEVLQLILSGKSNREIAGALFISENTVKTHARSIFSKYDVSSRAELISTLLKNQTVG; this is encoded by the coding sequence ATGAACGGACTTAAACCTTTCAATGCCCGCAGGCTTTCTGTTGCCGGATTTTCATTTCTCTTTGCCTATATTCTGTCCTTCCAGTTTGAGGGACAGGTGCTGTATAGCCTGTTGGATCTGCGTGGAACAGACGCCGGCCATTACATACTGACTGCAATTATCGCGCATTTCGTGGGGCTTTTTACCTGCGGCCTGTTTGTCAAGTCACAGGCGGCCGCCAAAAGCATGATGCTCGGCGGCATGGGCTTATGCTTAGCCGCCACTGTCCCCTTCTTTTTTCCTCTCCCCGCTCTATGGATGGGCGGACTGATTGTCAGCGGATACTTTAGCGGCTGCGCGGTGGCGGCATGGGGATTTTTTCTCAGGGCCTATACGCCCAAGAACGAGCGCATTAAATCCTGTGCCGACGTCCTGATTTATTCCAATCTGCTGATGATTGCAGTCAACGTGGTGGCCATGAACAGGTCAACCTTTTTCGGGCTTGGTCTCTCTGTGCTTTGTCTTGTAATCGGTATGGTCTTCATTTGGATGCTGCCGTTGGAGAAGGAGAATGAGCAGAACAAATCAATTAAAAATAAGACGCATGGCGGTATTAAAAACCAGCTAATATTGCTGTGTCTTTTTGTCTTTATCATTACAATTAATTCCGGACTGATGTATCAGGTCATCAACCCCGCTTTCGAGCATCTGACGGGGCTGGTGAGCTGGTATTGGGCCGCGCCTTATATCGTGGCGCTCGCCATTATGCGCAACCTGCCTATGAAAGCAAAGCGTTCCAGAATTTTGTATATGGGGATGGCTATGATTATGGGAGCGTTCATCAGCTTTATGCTGTTAGGGCGAAACACCTCCGACTATCTGATTGTGGATACGCTGATGCTCGGTGCTTGCGGTATTTTCGATCTGTTTTGGTGGAGCATCCTTGGAGAAATGCTGGATTATAGCGACAACCCGGCGCATACCTTTGGCATGGGGCTTTCCGCCAATGTATTCGGCGTGCTTTGCGGAGGCGTCCTGGGAATGGCTGTGACATCCATGGGGCTTCCCGGTGCGGAGGTTGCGGTGATTGCCCTTACTGTGGTTTGCGTTACATTGGTTATGCTGCCGCCGCTGAACCACCAGCTTGTTCTATTGCTGAAAAGTCATGCTTACCTTGCCGCTTATGACAATATGAGCCAGTCACAGCAAACGGATATTGTACGGCAGGTCAAAACCCTTGAGCCGCTGACTGTCCGGGAGCAGGAGGTATTGCAGCTCATCCTTTCCGGCAAATCCAACCGGGAGATTGCCGGGGCTTTGTTTATCAGTGAGAATACCGTTAAAACACACGCAAGAAGTATTTTTTCAAAATACGATGTTTCAAGCCGTGCGGAGCTCATCAGCACCCTGCTGAAAAACCAAACGGTTGGATGA